Part of the Gemmatimonas sp. genome is shown below.
GCTGGTATTCACCACGCTCACGCGCGAGGCGATGCCGCTGGTGCGCTACCGCACGCGCGACCTTACGCGCCTGCTGCCACCCACGGCGCGCAGCATGCGGCGGCTGGGGCGCATTGGCGGACGCAGCGACGACATGCTCATCATCCGCGGCGTGAACCTGTTCCCGTCGCAGGTGGAGGAGCTGGTGCTGCAGCAGGGGGCGCTGTCGGGACACTACCAGCTGGAGGTATCGCGCGAGGGGCTGCTGGACCAGCTGCTGGTGCGGTGCGAACTGCGGCCGGAGGCGGGCGGGGCCGATCGCGACACGGTGGGGGCCGTACTGCAGGGGCGGATCAAGACGCTGTGCGGCGTGACCGCGCAGGTGGTGGTGCTGGACCCCGGGGCACTGGAGCGCTCGGCGGGGAAGGCGCGGCGCGTGGTGGACCGGCGGCCGGGGAGCCGGTCATGACCGCCCCCACCAAACCCGCGTCACCTCCATCGGGCAGCCCACCCCCCGGCACCCCCAAGATGCCGCGCCGCGCCTGGCTGCTCTTTCTGGGTGTCGTGGTCGCGAACATCCTGCTCGTGCAGTACTGCGCCCCGAAGGACGAAGCCCCCACGCTGCCCTGGTCGCGCTTCCGTCAGGAGGTCGCCAACGGCAACGTGGCGTCGATCGACGCCCGCGGTGACGTCATCACGGGGCGCTTCCAGCGCCCGGTGTCGTGGAAGGACCCGCGCGATACCACCGCCGCCGCACCGCGCAGCGTCACCACCTTCACCACCACCGTCCCCGCCTTCGCCGACCCCGGTCTGGAAGCGCTGCTCGCCGCCAAGGGGGTGGAGATCCGTGCCGTCTCCACGCAGGAGAAGACGTCCTTCCTCGGCATGCTGTTCAGCCTCGTGCCGACGCTGCTTTTCATCGGCATCTATGTCTGGTTCTTCCGCCGCCTCGCGCGACAGCCGGACATGGGTGCCGGTCTCCAGGGATTCGGCCGCAGCACGGCGCGCCGCTTTGACACCACCATGGACACCAGAGTCACCTTCGACGACGTCGCCGGCATCGACGAAGCGGAGAACGAGCTCAAGGAGATCGTCGACTTCCTGCGCGACCCCGGGAAGTACACGCGACTTGGTGGTACGGCGCCCAAGGGTGTCCTGCTCGTCGGCGCGCCGGGCACCGGCAAGACGTTGCTGGCGAAGGCGGTCGCCGGCGAGGCGGGTGTGCCGTTCTTTTCCATGAGCGCCGCCGAGTTCGTGGAGATGATCGTGGGCGTGGGCGCAGCGCGGGTGCGTGACCTCTTCAAGCAGGCGCGCGAGAACGCCCCCGCCATCATCTTCATCGACGAACTGGACACCGTGGGCCGCGCGCGTGGGCAGTTCTCCCTCGGTGGCACGAGCGAGCAGGAACAGACCCTCAACCAGATCCTCACGGAGCTGGACGGCTTCTCCAGCCGCCAGGGCATCATCGTGTTGGCCGCCACCAACCAGCCCGACCTGCTCGACAAGGCGCTGCTGCGTCCCGGGCGCTTCGACCGACGCGTGGTGGTGAACCTCCCCGACAAGACCGGGCGTGAAGCCATTCTTGCGGTGCACACGCGCGGCGTACCGCTGGCACCCGAGGTGAGTCTCGCCGATCTCGCCGCCAATACCCCGGGCCTGTCCGGTGCCGACATCCGCAACCTGGTCAACGAAGCTGCACTCCTCGCCGCGCGGCGCGAACAGGATCATGTCACGCCGAAGGACTTCCTCGACGCGCTCGAGAAGATCATCCTTGGCCCTGAACGGCCATTGCTGCTGAGCCCCGACGACCGCGAGCGCATCGCCTATCATGAGGGCGGCCACGCCATCCTCGGCCTCGTCGTGCCCGGTGCCGATCCCGTGCAGCGCGTGTCCATCGTTCCACGTGGCCAGGCGCTCGGTGTCACCTATCAGCGCCCCGACCGCGATCGCTACAACTATCCCGAGGGCTACCTGCGCGCCCGCATCATCGGGGCGTTGGGGGGCCGGGCCGCCGAAGAGCTGGTGTACGGCACGACGACCACCGGGGCCGAGAACGACATCGAACAGGTCACGCAGCTCGCGCGCAACATGGTCACGCGCTGGGGCATGAGCACCGTGGTCGGCATGGTGCAGCTCGCGCCGCGCGAGAATCCCTATCTGGGCACGGTGGCGGGCGGGCCGGGGGCACACCCGTACAGCGAACGGACCGCGCAGGCCATAGACGCCGAGGTGCAGCGCATCATCGCCGAATGCCACGCCGAAGCCACTCGCCAACTCACGGTGCATCGCGCGGCACTCGACACGCTCGCGGCCGCGCTACTCACGCGCGAGACACTCGATGTCCACGACATCCTCGAGGTGACCGGCCTGCCGCCCGCCCCGGCCTTGCGCAGCGTCAAGCGACCTGGCTGACGCGCAGCGCAGCGTCGGGGGGCGCTCGTCAGACCGCGCGTGCGGAAACCGGGCGTCCCGACGGTTGCCACCGCCTCGGCGTCCGCGGCCGGCATTTTCGCGGGGGCGAGTCGGCGTGCCGTGCGCGCTTATCGCGCCGTCGCCTCGTGGGCCCCGATCGCCGCCGCCCGCGGCAGATCGACATCCGGCACGTTGTACTGCAGCCGGAGGATCGTGAAGCGCCCGTAGCGCCACACCGGCTTGTCGGCGTAGTGCCAGATGGCGTCGCCCTCGCGCGGCAGGCGGAGGCCGTCCACGTCGCGGTGCCCGCGCAGCGGCGGCGTCCACCTTTCGCCGTCGTCGGGGAGCGCGTGCCGGTCGTCGCTGGCGAAGTCCACGAGGTCATCGTTGGCCTCGGTGACGACCGTTGGCGGTGTGTCGGGCTGACTCGCCGCCGCGGTCGCCACCGCCTCGTCGAAGCGGTCGATGAGCGGCGTACAGCCGATGGTGAGCGCGAGCATGGCGGCAGCGGCGAAGCGGGGACGGAGGCGGAGCAATGAGGACACCCCGTGAAGATGCCGGAACTCCGGCGCCCGCCCAGCGGGGTTCACCTGATCGCTGTGTAGGGCAGGGCCGGTCCGGCCCGACGGGACGTTCGGTTCGTGACCGGTGGATGACACGGCTCGCTGGCGCGTTCACGTCCCGGTGCGGGCGCCATCGGGATCTTTCGGTGACGCCAGCGATGGAGACCGGGTAGAGCAGCAAGGAAACGCGGCGCGCCGGTTGGTCGCCTGCAGGGTCACGCCTCACCCGCTTTCATCATGACGATATCCCGGACAATCCATGCGGCCGTCGGTCGGCCCCCCCATTGGCGGTATCTGGCCGCCGTGACGTTGCTGAGCGCCGCGGCAGCGTGCGGCGACGGGTCGGCGGCCGGTCCGGAACCGGCCGGCAAGGCCGACTCGCTGACGGCCCTCCCGCGCACGCTCACCGCCACGGAGCAGCAGGGCGTGGCCGGCGTCAACGCGTTTGCCTACACGCTGCTCAAGCAGGCCGCGTCCCCCAGCACGGCCTCCGGCCAGGCACGCAACCTCCTGCTCTCGCCGCTGAGTGTGCAGGTGGCCCTCGGCATGACCATGAACGGCGCGACCGGGACCACGTTCACCCAGATGCAGCAGGTCCTCGGGTGGGGCGGGCGTTCGCGTGCGGAAATCAATGCCGCCTACAAGAGTCTGCTCGCGCTGCTGCCCACGCTCGACTCCACCGTCACGGTGTCGATCGGCAACGGCATCTGGACACGAACGAGCGCGGTGCCCGACACCGGCTTCGTGCGCGAGGCGCGGGAGTTCTTCTCGGCCCCGGTGCAGTCGGTGGCCACGGCGTCGGTCATGCGCGACTCGGTCAACACGTGGGTCCAGCGCAGCACCCGTGGCCTGATCCCGACGCTGCTGGAGCAGGCGCCGCCCGAGGATCTGCAGATGATGCTGGTCAATGCGGTCTATTTCGACGGCGCCTGGCGCGATCGCTTCGACGTGAGCAACACGCGCCTCGATGGGACGTTCACCCTGGCGTCCGGCGCGCCGGTCACCACGCCGATGATGCGGCGCACGGGCGGATTCCGCGTCACGTCGATCGACCTCGGAGCCGGCCGCACCGGTGTGGCCGCCGAGCTGCCGTTCGGGAACAGCGCCTACAGCATGCTGCTGCTGATGCCGACGACCGGGGGGGTCGATGCCGTGATTCAGCGTCTGGATACGGCGTTCGTGGGGAGTGTCGTGCGTTCGCTGGAGCCGCAAACGCTGGCGTTCCTGGGCCTCCCACGCTTCACGCTGCGGGCGTCGCGCCAACTGAACGGGGATCTGATGGCGCTCGGCATGTCGCAGGCCTTCAGCGATGCGGCGGAGTTCCCGCGGCTCGTGACGAACGTCCGGACGAAGATCGGCTTCGTGCAGCACGGGGTATCGATCGCGGTGACCGAGCGTGGCGCGCGGGCCGGTGCCGCGACGGCCGTCGGCATCATGCCGGTGAGCCTGCCCCCGATCTACGAGTTCGACCGTCCGTTCGTGTTCATGATCCGTGAGCGCTTCACGGGCACGGTGCTCTTCATCGGCGTCGTCCACGACCCGCGCAGCTGACGCAGCACCCGGCATGGCCCCCCGTGCCGCGGTTACGGCCGCGCCAGCACCCGCCCCGGTCGTGCCTCGGTAACCGCCGTGCCTGTCCACACGAGCGCGCCGTTCACCCACACGCGCTGCATGCCGGTGGACAGCGCGCGCGGCTGCTCGAAGGTGGCGCGATCGATCACGGTGGCGGGATCGAAGAGCACCAGATCGGCCTTCATGCCTGCCTTGATCGTGCCGCGATCGCGCAGCCCCAAGCGCGCCGCTGGCATGCCCGACATCTTGTGAATCGCCTCGGCCAGCGTCATCCACTGCTGCTCGCGCACGAGCCGCCCCAGTACCCGCGGAAAGGTGCCCGCGCCGCGCGGATGGTTGTTGGCAATGCCACCGTCACTCGCCACCATGACCCACGGCTGCCGGTAGAACGCGCGCAGGTCCTCCTCGGTCATGGCGTGGCCAATCATCCCCGATTCCTCATCCCCCTGAAAGCGGATGTACGCCTCGATGTCGCTCACCCCCAGTCGACGCGCTGCCTCGTCGAGCCGCTTCCCCACGAACTCGGGGTGCGCCCCCCAGCGGGTGATCTGCACGTTCTTCGCGCCGCCAATGTCATCGAGCCCGCGGCGCACGCTGGCCGAGTCGGTGTAGCGCTTGTTGGGAATGAGCACGCGCGGCGTGGACTGCCAGGCGAGATAGGGATACGCGTCGGCAGTGACATCGACCCCGCGCTGGCGCGCCGCTTCCACCATGGCCACCGCCTGGTTGGCCTGCCCCCACACGCCCACGGTACCCAGCTTGATGTGCGTGATCTGCACCGGTACCTGACCCTGCTCGCCAATGGCAATGGCCTCGCGCATGGCGTCCATGGCCAGATCGGCTTCGTCGCGAATGTGCGAGATGTAGATGCCCCCCTTGGCCCCGGCGGCGCGCGCCATGGTGACCACCTCGTCGGTGGCCGAGTAGCTCCCCACTTCGTACTCGAGCCCCGAGCTCAGCCCAAAGGCGCCCTCGTTCATCGCCTGCGTGACCAACGCCGCCATGCGCGCCACTTCGGCGGGCGTGGCCTTGCGCTTGTAGTCGTAGCCAATGACCTCGCGGCGAATGGTGGCGTGTCCCGCGAAGGTCACCACGTTCACGGTGGGCGGCCTGGTGCGCAGCCGCTGCAGATACTCGCCTACCGGCCACGGCGAGCTGCCATCGGGGCCCACGGCCACGGTGGTGATGCCTTGCGAGACCTGCGACACCGCCGCGGGCTCCACCTCAAGCCCCGACGACGAATGGTTGTGCGTGTCGATGAAGCCGGGGGCCAGCACCATGCCGGTGCCGTTTATGATCGGCTCACCCGGGCGCGGCGTGACGTTGCCCACGGCGGCAATGGTGTCGCCCTGCACGCGCACGCTGGCGGCACGCAGCGGAGCGCCGGTGCCGTCGGCGATCTGCGCGCCGGTAATGACGAAGGAGGCGGGTTGTGCTGGCGGCTGGCGCGGGGGCTGAGGCGTGGCCGGTCCGGCCATGCCGGTGAGCAGCAGCGACAGCAGGGCGGTGGCACCGAGCGACGCCGGGCGCGAGGCCAGCAGGGGACGCGAGAGCGAAGTCATGACCGTAGGGGAGAGCGTGTGCCCTAGGGTACGGCGCCGGTGGCCGAAGCACTACCCCTGTACGGATTCCCGCCGTTCGCGTCCGGCGGACGTCCGGTCACCAGAGAGCGGAGCGGCGAGGGGCGCCACGACCATGCGTACTGCGCCGCAGGGCGCCGGCCGATCCGGCCGGAGCCGTCAACTCGCGCACGAGGACGTCCCCGTGATCATGGCGATATCGGCGGCAAGCTTCTGTTGCGCTGCCCGCAGGCGTTCGCGCGCCGGGGTCACGCCATCGAGAATGGCGCGGATCTGCGACTCGACAGCGCTGCTGGCGGTGCTGCTCGCGCGCAGGGCGAGGATCTTGTCGAGCGCATCGGAGATGGCTCTCAGGTCGGCAACGCGGGGCGCTCATGTCCACGGATGTCGGTGCGAGCGGTGCCTGGCGGCATGAGGCGCGGCCCCACCAGACGCAGCGATTGGCGCCTGGCGGCACCGATTCCACTGTGGTGCGGTACTCGCTTGGCGCCACGGGGTTTGCGCTGCGCACCGGAGTGCCGGTGGGTGAAACGCCAACGACCGTCGCCGGTGGGTCGTGGTCGGCGGTGGTCGCGGCGACCCGGTGGCGTATGGATCTCCACGCTGCCCCGGGGCTGTCGGCGGAAGGTCGCGGCGCCATCGAAGCCACGCAGGCCGCCATCAATGCCTGGGGCGGCGCCATCGGCGAAGCGCTGGGCGTGGCGACCTTTGCCGCGATCTGGGCCATTGCGACCAGCCTGCTGATCCTGCGCGATCGGCGGTTACCGGCCTGGGCGGGGGTGGCGGGGCTCGCGGCCGGCGCGCTCGTCGCCTTGCCCGGCCTCGAACTGTTCGGCATGACGCCTCCGGTGTCCATCGTGCTGTCCACCACCGGGATTCAGCTCTGGTTCATGGCGCTGGGGGGGCTGTTCGTGTGGCGCGCCTGGCCCCGCCCCACATAAGGGCGAGGAGCGTGCCGGTGGGACACCGGGGATCGCCCGGGGCCGAAGTTGGGCGCGCATCGATTCCGGCCCGGGTCTTCGCGCACATCGCACCCCAGGGGCACGTCCTGAGGCGGGGCCATGGCTGGTGTACCAATCACCAGGGGGCGTGCGCGAGACGGCAGGCACCCCGCCGCCCCATCGCGCGGCGCTGGCAAAGTCGGCGGTCGTGCCGTACACTCGACGAGCAGTCGACCGCCCCTGTTTGGAATCCCTCTCCCGTCGCCGCCGTCGGCGCTCTGGAACCCTGCCACGCCCCAAGGCGCCGCCCGTGCGCGAAACCAGGAGACGATCCGCGTGAATGCCCAGCGCGAGCGCTACGCGCGTGAGGGCATCAGCGAGACCATTCCCGTGAAGTCCACGACTCGCATCAGACGTTGGTTCCGGCTGGACTCCGAATCGCTTACGCCGTATCGGACGCGCATCGTGGCTGCCCTCAGCCTGCCTGCGGCGTTGCTGTTGCTGCCCTTCACGATGACCCACCTGCTGCATGGGCGATGGGGGCTCGCGGTGGTCATCGCCATTGCTCAGGTGGTGCTCTTTATCGACGGCCGGGCTGCCAGCCGCAACCTGCCGCCGCCTGTTCCGCATCTCGCCTTGGCGATGATTCTGATGGTCGTGGTCTTTGCGTCGCTCGCCTTCCAAGGCATCAACGGCGCTTTGTGGGCCTATCCCACCCTGTTCATCTGCTACTTCATCCTGCCGCGAGGCCGGGCCTTGGGCGTGAGCAGCGTGATCGTGGTCGCTGTTTCCCTGATGGCGTACGACAGCCTGGGAGGGGCACTCGCGGCCCGGCTGGCCGCCACGCTCGCGCTCACGCTGGGGATGATCAACGTGGTGCTCAACGTCATCGATGACCTGCAGCAGGCCCTCCAGGATCAGGCCGTCACCGATGCCCTGACGGGCGCATACAACCGCCGGCGCTTCGATGAGGAACTGGCCCGCATCGAACTGACCGCCGCCCAGGGACAGACCTGCACGCTGCTGACGCTCGATGTCGATCACTTCAAGCGCGTGAATGACACCTACGGCCACGCCGTCGGCGATGAGGTCCTGCGTCGCGTGGCCGCGCTCATCAAGGCGCGCAAGCGTCGCGACGACATGCTGTTTCGAATCGGGGGGGAGGAGTTCGCGCTGCTGCTGCCGGGGTGCGGGGCGACCGAGGCTGCTGCACTGGCGGAGGTCCTGCGAACGCGCATCGAGCAGGCCGAAATGCCGACAGGCCAGTGCATCACGGTGAGCGTCGGCGTGGCCAACCATATCGTAGGCGATACCCAGGAAGCCTGGGCGAGGCGGGTCGACGCCGCGCTCTACCTGGCCAAACGCCAAGGACGCAACCGGGTCATCGTTTCCGGTTTGACAGCGCCCGCAGAGCAGATCCAGCCTGTGAGCGTCTGACGGGCCGTTGGGGACCGCCGACCAGTCCGGTCCGGCGGGGAACCCGGCTCCTCCGGCAGATCCGCGAGGTCGATCCGCTCGCGCGTCCGGCATGTGGCCGGACCGTGCGTACCGCCAAATCGCGAGGCGGTCGCTATGCTTTGCAGGTGACGTCATTCCATCGTCGCGCGGCCCGTGGCGCGCGTACCCGCCGCGAGCGCTCAGGCGCCCCCCCACACGCCGTCGCGCACCACCATCGCGGCACGGCGTTCCGGTTTGCCGATGCGCAGCGATCCGGCAGGTCCGCACTGGTGGCGTTCTTCGCCGTGCTCGGGCCCGGTCTTCTGGCCGGCCTCTCCGACGATGATCCGGCCGGGATCACGACCTACTCGATGCTTGGGGCCGACTTCGGCTACCGGCTCCTGTGGATCATTCCGGCCTCCACCATTCTGTTGATTCAGTTTCACCTGATGGCGGTGCGGATCGGGGCGGCCACCGGACAAGGGTTCGTCGGCATCATTCGTCAGCGATGGGGACACGGCGCGGGATACGCCGCCGTAACCGGCCTGCTGGCCGCCAACTTCGGTACGATCTGCGCGGAATACGCGGGCATCTCGGCGGCGGGTGGGCTGATCGGCATTCCGTCCTGGATCAGCGCTCCATTGGCCGGTATCCTGATCTCGCTGGTGGTCGTGCTCGGCTCATTCCATCGGGTCGAGCGCGTGTTGCTGGTCATCTCCTCGACCCTCACCCTCTACATCGTCGACGGGTTTCTCGCCGGACCGGACTGGTCGGCGGTGATGAACTCGTCCGTGATTCCGCGAATGCCGGAGACCCCGGCTGGCTGGGTGGCGGTGGCGGCGACCCTCGGCACGACGCTCGCCCCGTGGGGGCTCGCGTTCATCCAGAGTTACGCCGTAGACAAGAAGATCACGATGGACAAGCTGCGGCTCGCCCGGATCGACGTGATCATCGGCTCGGTGCTGACCGGGGTCATCGGGCTCGCCATTGCGGTGGCCTGTGCGGCCACCCTCAACGCGGCCGGCGTACACATCGAGAATGCAGGTGACGCCGCACTGGCCTTGCGACCGCTCGCCGGGAGATTCGCGACCGTGCTGTTTGGCGCCGGCTTGCTGGGCGCCTCGCTGCTGGCCGCGGCGATCGTGCCGATCGCCACGGCTTACTCGATCGCGGAGGGGGTAGGTGAGCCGGCATCACTCGATCTCGACTCGCACCACTTTCAGTGGTTCTATGCCGCTTTCATCGGCTTGACCGTGGCCGCGGTGAGCATCGTCTCGCTGCCGGATCTGCCCCTCATTCCGCTGATCTATTCCAGTCAGGTGGTGAATGCGGTGGTGCTGCCGCTGCATGTCGTCGCGCTGCAACTGCTGTCGTCCGATCGTGCGCTGATGGGTGCGTCGCGATCGACACGGTGGGTGAGAGCCGGTGGGTGGATCAGCATCACCTTGATCCTTGCCTGCATCGGCGCGCTGGGCTGGAGCTGGCTGCGGTAACGCCGGACCGCGTGGCCGGCCCCCTCAGCGCTTCAGGAACCGGCTGCCGGCAATGTAGACCTCGCGCCCTTGCCGCCGCAGCGGAAGCGTTATGCGGCCATCGGCTGCGGTAACGACCAGCGCGCCGCCGATCACCTCCCAGCGGCCGGTGTTGCGGGTGCGGGTGGGCTCGACGGCGGCGCCGGGGAGCGAGACGGTGCTGGTCGTCCAGTGCACGAACGTACCGTCGGCGGCGAGGTCCCACCCTTCCTCGCTCACGTAGCCCCCGGTCGACGACATGTTCGACTCCTGTCGCCGCCAGGCGCCGGCGAGCGCACCGGCTGCGGCCTTATCGGTGACCGGCGTCCCCGGGCGCACCGTGGTCACCAGTCGTTCGGCGGCGGCACGGAAAGCGGCATCCTCGGCTGGCGCAGCCAGGCTCACCACGCCCAGCATGGTACCGCTGCCGGACGGACGGGCGAGGATGCGCAGGATGACCGTTTCGCCGCTCTCGGCCCGCACACGGGCGGCGGTGGTCCACACGTCGAGGCCACCCACCCGTCGGGCCGCTGGGGGCTCCAGCAGAGTGGTGGCCTTCTCATCAAGCCGGACCCCCTGGAGCACGGTGAAGCCGTCGGCGATCGCCAGGTCACCGCGGGAGTAGGCCCCGCCATACACGATCAGCGCGCCGGACGCCCCGGTTCGCCCCCACGCCTCGACCCGGCCATCGGCGCCGGCGAGGGTCCACCCGGCGGGCGGCACATAGCCCATTCCGAACCCGGGGATGGTGCGGGCGCTCTGAGCAATGAGGGCGACCGGAGCGTGCGTGAGGAGTGCGAGGGCGAGGGCGCGGGCGATCACGTGACAGCGGGTGGGGGTGGGGGAGGCCTGCGCTACCAGATCGCGAGCGGGTAACTTCGCCGGCCGCTCACCACATTGCCAATGGTCACGGCCCGGGCAGTCCCCACACCGGGGCCGCCGCAGCGATGGCACCGGGGGCAAGGACCTGGCCGAGCACACCGGCGGCATCATGGGCCGGGGCGAGGATCTGCGCGCATATCGCGCACCGCATATCGCGCACCGCACGACGCTGCCACGCGCATCGCGCGGCGCGGCGATGCCGGCCGGCTCGCCGCGCTCGCCGCCGCGCGCCAAGTTGGGGGATGCGCTCACTCCTCCCGTTCCGCCCGCGCCGCCATCTGCGCGCGCTCGCCCTCCTCGTTGCCGCCACCGCCCTTCCTCGCGGCACCGCCGCCGCCCAGAGCGACGCCCAGCGTGACAGCCTCGTGCAGCTCGCCGAGGCGCTGCGCACGCTGCGCCAGCCGCCAATGGAGGGCGGCGTGCCGGTCTACTCCCCCGCGGCGCTTGGCCGGTGGCGCACCGGCCTCGATGCGCTCCGCGCCCGCCACGCCGCGCTCAACGCGGGCGGCTGGTCGGTAGCCGACCGGGTCGATTACATCCTCGTGCGTACACAGCTCGATGCCTTCGACTTCGAGTTGCGCGTGCTGCGCCCATGGGCGCGCGATCCGGGCCACTGGGTCGACCTGCTCGCGCGCACTCCCTTCACCGGGGTGCCCCTCACCGCCGAGGGGCGCACGCGCCTCACGCAACAGCTGCGCGCCGTGCCCCGCACCATCGCGGCCGCGCGCCGACAGCTCACCGAACCGGCGGGCGAGCTGGCCGGCATCGCACACTTTCATCTCACCCGCTCCGATGGCGTGAACCAGGGCGAGCCACGCCGTGACCCGCCACCGGCCGGCATCATTGGGTGGTACGAGGATCTGCGCGCACGCCTCGTGCAGCACGATGCGGCGCTCGTGCCGCTCGCCGACTCTGCGCTCACCGCGCTGCGCGGCTATGCCGGCTGGCTTGCCGCCGAACGCCCGCGCATGACGGCGCCCGCGCACATCGGCCTCGAGGACTACGCGTGGTACCTGCGTCACGTGCGCCTCGTCCCGCTGAACGTGGAGCAGGTGCGGCTCACTGGGGAGCGCGAGATTGCCCGCGCCCGCTCGCTGTTGGCGTTCGACCGGCACAAGTACCGCGCCCTGCCCCCCATCGTGCCGGTCACCACGGCCGAGGAGCATGAACGGCGCACGCGTGAGGCGGAGACGCACATTCGCACCTTCACGCAGCGCGAGAAGCTGCTCACGATTCCCAACGACATTCCGCCGCAGTATGAGACCGACGCGTTCTTCATCGATCGCAGCGCGTGGGGCGGGGCGCGGCACTTCTGGGAAGAGCTCACCTATCGTGATCCGCTCAACAACCACGTGCACGCGTCCATCCCCGGCCACCGTTTCGACGGCGCGCTGCAGCGGCGCCATCCGCGCCCCATCCGCCGCGCCTTCAGCGATGGGACGCGCGCCGAGGGATGGTCCTTCTACATCGAGGAGATGTACCTGCATACCGGTCTGCTGGACGACCGGCCCAAGGGGCGCGAGCTGTTCTGGATTGCACAGCTCAAGCGCGCCGCGCGCATTCATGCCGAGCTGCGCATGCAGACGGGCGAGTGGACGCTCGACGACGCAATCAAGTACCTCGTGCGCGAGGTGCCGCTCATGGAGGAAAACCTCGCGCGCTACGACCTGGCCATCTACCTGCGCCGTCCGGCCTACGGCATGAACTACACCATTGGCAAGGCACAG
Proteins encoded:
- the ftsH gene encoding ATP-dependent zinc metalloprotease FtsH, which gives rise to MTAPTKPASPPSGSPPPGTPKMPRRAWLLFLGVVVANILLVQYCAPKDEAPTLPWSRFRQEVANGNVASIDARGDVITGRFQRPVSWKDPRDTTAAAPRSVTTFTTTVPAFADPGLEALLAAKGVEIRAVSTQEKTSFLGMLFSLVPTLLFIGIYVWFFRRLARQPDMGAGLQGFGRSTARRFDTTMDTRVTFDDVAGIDEAENELKEIVDFLRDPGKYTRLGGTAPKGVLLVGAPGTGKTLLAKAVAGEAGVPFFSMSAAEFVEMIVGVGAARVRDLFKQARENAPAIIFIDELDTVGRARGQFSLGGTSEQEQTLNQILTELDGFSSRQGIIVLAATNQPDLLDKALLRPGRFDRRVVVNLPDKTGREAILAVHTRGVPLAPEVSLADLAANTPGLSGADIRNLVNEAALLAARREQDHVTPKDFLDALEKIILGPERPLLLSPDDRERIAYHEGGHAILGLVVPGADPVQRVSIVPRGQALGVTYQRPDRDRYNYPEGYLRARIIGALGGRAAEELVYGTTTTGAENDIEQVTQLARNMVTRWGMSTVVGMVQLAPRENPYLGTVAGGPGAHPYSERTAQAIDAEVQRIIAECHAEATRQLTVHRAALDTLAAALLTRETLDVHDILEVTGLPPAPALRSVKRPG
- a CDS encoding DUF6544 family protein, giving the protein MSSLLRLRPRFAAAAMLALTIGCTPLIDRFDEAVATAAASQPDTPPTVVTEANDDLVDFASDDRHALPDDGERWTPPLRGHRDVDGLRLPREGDAIWHYADKPVWRYGRFTILRLQYNVPDVDLPRAAAIGAHEATAR
- a CDS encoding serpin family protein — encoded protein: MTLLSAAAACGDGSAAGPEPAGKADSLTALPRTLTATEQQGVAGVNAFAYTLLKQAASPSTASGQARNLLLSPLSVQVALGMTMNGATGTTFTQMQQVLGWGGRSRAEINAAYKSLLALLPTLDSTVTVSIGNGIWTRTSAVPDTGFVREAREFFSAPVQSVATASVMRDSVNTWVQRSTRGLIPTLLEQAPPEDLQMMLVNAVYFDGAWRDRFDVSNTRLDGTFTLASGAPVTTPMMRRTGGFRVTSIDLGAGRTGVAAELPFGNSAYSMLLLMPTTGGVDAVIQRLDTAFVGSVVRSLEPQTLAFLGLPRFTLRASRQLNGDLMALGMSQAFSDAAEFPRLVTNVRTKIGFVQHGVSIAVTERGARAGAATAVGIMPVSLPPIYEFDRPFVFMIRERFTGTVLFIGVVHDPRS
- a CDS encoding D-aminoacylase, translating into MTSLSRPLLASRPASLGATALLSLLLTGMAGPATPQPPRQPPAQPASFVITGAQIADGTGAPLRAASVRVQGDTIAAVGNVTPRPGEPIINGTGMVLAPGFIDTHNHSSSGLEVEPAAVSQVSQGITTVAVGPDGSSPWPVGEYLQRLRTRPPTVNVVTFAGHATIRREVIGYDYKRKATPAEVARMAALVTQAMNEGAFGLSSGLEYEVGSYSATDEVVTMARAAGAKGGIYISHIRDEADLAMDAMREAIAIGEQGQVPVQITHIKLGTVGVWGQANQAVAMVEAARQRGVDVTADAYPYLAWQSTPRVLIPNKRYTDSASVRRGLDDIGGAKNVQITRWGAHPEFVGKRLDEAARRLGVSDIEAYIRFQGDEESGMIGHAMTEEDLRAFYRQPWVMVASDGGIANNHPRGAGTFPRVLGRLVREQQWMTLAEAIHKMSGMPAARLGLRDRGTIKAGMKADLVLFDPATVIDRATFEQPRALSTGMQRVWVNGALVWTGTAVTEARPGRVLARP
- a CDS encoding DUF4386 family protein, giving the protein MSTDVGASGAWRHEARPHQTQRLAPGGTDSTVVRYSLGATGFALRTGVPVGETPTTVAGGSWSAVVAATRWRMDLHAAPGLSAEGRGAIEATQAAINAWGGAIGEALGVATFAAIWAIATSLLILRDRRLPAWAGVAGLAAGALVALPGLELFGMTPPVSIVLSTTGIQLWFMALGGLFVWRAWPRPT
- a CDS encoding GGDEF domain-containing protein, which gives rise to MNAQRERYAREGISETIPVKSTTRIRRWFRLDSESLTPYRTRIVAALSLPAALLLLPFTMTHLLHGRWGLAVVIAIAQVVLFIDGRAASRNLPPPVPHLALAMILMVVVFASLAFQGINGALWAYPTLFICYFILPRGRALGVSSVIVVAVSLMAYDSLGGALAARLAATLALTLGMINVVLNVIDDLQQALQDQAVTDALTGAYNRRRFDEELARIELTAAQGQTCTLLTLDVDHFKRVNDTYGHAVGDEVLRRVAALIKARKRRDDMLFRIGGEEFALLLPGCGATEAAALAEVLRTRIEQAEMPTGQCITVSVGVANHIVGDTQEAWARRVDAALYLAKRQGRNRVIVSGLTAPAEQIQPVSV
- a CDS encoding divalent metal cation transporter; translated protein: MTSFHRRAARGARTRRERSGAPPHAVAHHHRGTAFRFADAQRSGRSALVAFFAVLGPGLLAGLSDDDPAGITTYSMLGADFGYRLLWIIPASTILLIQFHLMAVRIGAATGQGFVGIIRQRWGHGAGYAAVTGLLAANFGTICAEYAGISAAGGLIGIPSWISAPLAGILISLVVVLGSFHRVERVLLVISSTLTLYIVDGFLAGPDWSAVMNSSVIPRMPETPAGWVAVAATLGTTLAPWGLAFIQSYAVDKKITMDKLRLARIDVIIGSVLTGVIGLAIAVACAATLNAAGVHIENAGDAALALRPLAGRFATVLFGAGLLGASLLAAAIVPIATAYSIAEGVGEPASLDLDSHHFQWFYAAFIGLTVAAVSIVSLPDLPLIPLIYSSQVVNAVVLPLHVVALQLLSSDRALMGASRSTRWVRAGGWISITLILACIGALGWSWLR